From the Salmo trutta chromosome 2, fSalTru1.1, whole genome shotgun sequence genome, one window contains:
- the sh3glb1a gene encoding endophilin-B1a, translating to MDFNVKRLAADAGTLFSRAVQFTEEKLGQAEKTELDAHLENLLCRAECTKQNTERIMKQTEVLLQPNPNVRIEEFLYEKLEKKVPTRMNNHEVLGQSMIESGSEFGPGTAYGNALIKCGETEKQIGGAEREFIQSSAINFLTPFRNFLEGDFKTILKERKLLQVKRLDLDAAKTRLKKARVPDARAVAEQDLRMTQSEFDRQAEITRLLLEGVSSTHAHHLRCLTDFVEAQTTYYAQSYQYMVDLQKQLGSFPSTFSSNNNQSSSSSGGASISIPTIPLSASMLSPSPGRGLSGFSELRISSGSRKARVLYDYDAAGSSELSLLADEVIMVSSVPGMDSDWLLGERGTQKGKVPITYLELLN from the exons ATGGATTTCAACGTCAAAAGGTTAGCAGCAGACGCCGGTACTTTATTCAGTCGTGCGGTTCAA TTTACAGAGGAAAAACTTGGGCAAGCTGAGAAGACTGAGTTGGATGCTCACCTGGAGAACCTTCTGTGCAGAGCAGAATGCACCAAGCAAAACACGGAGAGAATCATGAAGCAGACAGAGGTTCTACTACAACCAAACCCAA ATGTCAGAATAGAGGAATTTCTGTACGAGAAACTGGAGAAGAAAGTCCCCACGCGGATGAACAACCACGAGGTGCTTGGCCAGTCCATGATCGAGTCGGGGAGTGAGTTTGGCCCTGGAACGGCCTATG GAAACGCACTTATTAAATGTGGCGAGACAGAGAAGCAGattggaggagcagagagagagttcatccagagctcagccatcaactTCCTCACGCCATTCAGGAACTTTCTAGAAGGAGACTTCAAAACCATCCTG AAAGAACGGAAGCTTTTGCAGGTGAAGCGTTTGGATCTGGACGCGGCAAAAACCAGGCTAAAGAAAGCCCGAGTTCCTGACGCTAGAGCAGTG gcagaGCAGGACCTAAGGATGACCCAGAGTGAGTTTGATCGACAGGCTGAGATCACCAGGCTGCTCCTGGAGGGGGTCAGCAGCACCCAT GCACACCACCTCCGCTGTCTGACTGACTTTGTGGAGGCCCAGACGACATACTATGCCCAGTCTTACCAGTACATGGTTGACCTCCAGAAGCAACTGGGGAG cTTCCCATCTACGTTCTCCTCCAACAACAACCAGTCGTCTAGTAGTTCCGGTGGGGCCAGTATCTCAATACCCACCATCCCCTTGTCTGCCTCCATGCTCAGCCCCTCTCCCGGCCGGGGCTTGTCAGGCTTCAGTGAGCTCCGGATCTCCAGCGGTAGCCGTAAAGCCCGCGTTCTCTATGACTACGATGCTGCTGGCAGCAGTGAACTCTCCCTGCTCGCTGATGAG GTCATCATGGTGAGCAGTGTCCCAGGCATGGACTCTGATTGGCTGTTGGGCGAGCGGGGTACCCAGAAGGGTAAAGTGCCCATCACCTATCTGGAGCTGTTGAACTGA